One Marinibacterium anthonyi genomic region harbors:
- a CDS encoding Putative multidrug export ATP-binding/permease protein, producing the protein MFRFFETLVDPYVDYEETNRPPQRFWAFMASYSKPFLRVYGVIIALSIILAAFEIILIAYMGRIVDLLDGSPADVWARHGFEFIVAALLLLFLRPVLHILNVLLLNNTVLPNLTTLIRWRAHRHVLRQSVGWFENDFAGRIANRLAQAPMAASEAVFQTFDAITFAAAYLVGAAIMLMTTDVRLLIPMVLWFASYLVLLRWTIRNVGPASEAFSEARSDLTGRLVDSYTNIHSVKMFAHTDHELDYAREAIEKTRQAGYGELRVFTKMDLGLVSLNGFLIVGVVGWAVALWMQGAASVGVVAAATALTLRLNAMTGWIMWSLTTLFRQIGIVIEGMQTIAQPIDLIDGPDARTLTFCKGRIQMKGVSHHYGRGVGGVDCVDLSIEPGQKIGLIGRSGAGKSTLVKLLLRFYETEKGAIEIDGQDIRAVTQDSLRQQVGMVQQDTALLHRSVRDNILYGRPGATDAEMIAAAKQAEAHDFITGLADGEGRAGYDVLVGERGVKLSGGQRQRISLARVILKDAPILILDEATSALDSEVEAAIQHTLYGMMEGKTVIAIAHRLSTIARMDRILVMDKGRIVEDGTHEQLMAQGGLYADLWARQSGGFIGMDTDVKGAAE; encoded by the coding sequence ATGTTCCGTTTTTTTGAGACCCTGGTCGATCCCTACGTCGACTACGAGGAAACCAACCGGCCGCCCCAGCGGTTCTGGGCGTTCATGGCGTCTTATTCGAAACCCTTCCTGCGGGTTTACGGCGTGATCATCGCCCTTTCGATCATCCTTGCGGCGTTCGAGATCATCCTGATCGCCTACATGGGCCGGATCGTCGACCTGCTGGATGGCTCTCCGGCGGATGTCTGGGCCAGGCACGGATTCGAATTCATCGTGGCCGCGCTGCTGCTGCTGTTCCTGCGGCCGGTGCTGCATATCCTGAACGTGCTGCTGCTGAACAACACGGTGCTGCCGAACCTGACCACGCTGATCCGCTGGCGGGCGCATCGGCACGTGTTGCGGCAATCGGTCGGCTGGTTCGAAAACGACTTTGCCGGGCGCATCGCCAACCGGCTGGCGCAGGCACCGATGGCCGCCAGCGAAGCGGTGTTCCAGACCTTCGACGCCATCACGTTCGCCGCCGCCTACCTGGTCGGCGCCGCGATCATGCTGATGACGACCGATGTGCGGCTGCTGATCCCGATGGTGCTGTGGTTCGCCAGCTACCTGGTGCTTCTGCGCTGGACCATCCGCAACGTCGGCCCCGCCTCCGAAGCATTTTCCGAGGCCCGGTCGGACCTTACGGGGCGGCTGGTCGACAGTTACACCAACATCCATTCGGTCAAGATGTTCGCCCATACCGATCACGAACTCGACTATGCGCGCGAGGCGATCGAGAAGACTCGGCAGGCGGGTTATGGCGAATTGCGGGTCTTTACCAAGATGGACCTGGGCCTGGTGTCGCTGAACGGGTTCCTGATTGTCGGCGTCGTCGGTTGGGCGGTTGCGCTGTGGATGCAGGGCGCGGCCTCGGTCGGGGTGGTTGCCGCGGCGACAGCGCTGACGCTGCGGCTGAACGCAATGACCGGCTGGATCATGTGGTCGCTGACCACGCTGTTCCGCCAGATCGGCATCGTGATCGAGGGCATGCAGACCATCGCCCAGCCCATCGACCTGATCGACGGGCCGGATGCCAGGACGTTGACCTTCTGCAAGGGCCGGATCCAGATGAAGGGCGTCAGCCATCATTACGGGCGGGGCGTCGGCGGCGTGGATTGCGTCGACCTGTCGATCGAACCGGGCCAGAAGATCGGCCTGATCGGACGGTCCGGGGCGGGCAAGTCGACGCTGGTGAAGCTGCTGCTGCGGTTCTACGAAACCGAAAAGGGCGCGATCGAAATCGACGGGCAGGATATCCGCGCCGTCACGCAGGACAGCCTGCGCCAGCAGGTCGGCATGGTTCAACAGGACACCGCGCTGCTGCACCGGTCGGTGCGCGACAACATCCTGTACGGGCGGCCCGGCGCGACCGACGCCGAGATGATCGCCGCCGCGAAACAGGCCGAAGCACATGATTTCATTACCGGACTTGCCGATGGCGAGGGCCGCGCCGGCTATGACGTTCTGGTCGGCGAACGGGGCGTGAAACTGTCCGGCGGGCAGCGTCAGCGGATATCGCTTGCACGGGTGATCCTGAAGGACGCGCCGATCCTGATCCTGGACGAGGCGACATCGGCGCTGGATTCCGAGGTCGAGGCGGCGATCCAGCACACGCTTTACGGAATGATGGAGGGCAAGACGGTCATCGCCATTGCCCACCGTCTGTCGACCATCGCGCGCATGGACCGGATCCTTGTCATGGACAAGGGCCGCATCGTCGAGGACGGCACGCACGAACAGCTGATGGCGCAGGGCGGGCTTTATGCCGATCTGTGGGCGCGTCAGTCGGGGGGCTTTATCGGAATGGATACAGACGTGAAAGGAGCGGCGGAATGA